The Gemmatimonadaceae bacterium genome contains a region encoding:
- a CDS encoding MarR family transcriptional regulator — protein MAVALRLLLVPEERYEPLAEALVTSTSAVHRSVARLQLSGLCKASSRTVTRPSFLEFLVSGVRFAFPAVHGPERTGLATAWTHEDVAPLFADGERPRNLVWASDRGTIRGESLVPLFPNLPAVAARDVRLHELLAMVDVLRVGNARERRVVSDVLGQRLLSSAAD, from the coding sequence TGGCACTGCGTCTGCTTCTCGTCCCCGAGGAGCGGTACGAGCCGCTGGCCGAAGCGCTGGTCACCAGCACCAGCGCGGTGCACCGATCGGTGGCACGTCTGCAGCTCTCCGGGCTGTGCAAGGCCTCCAGTCGTACCGTGACGCGTCCGTCGTTCCTGGAATTCCTGGTAAGTGGCGTACGGTTCGCATTTCCTGCCGTGCACGGTCCCGAACGCACAGGATTGGCGACGGCGTGGACGCACGAGGACGTTGCCCCCTTGTTTGCTGACGGTGAACGTCCTCGCAACCTGGTATGGGCCAGTGACCGGGGGACGATCCGCGGCGAATCGCTGGTGCCGTTGTTCCCCAACCTGCCCGCCGTGGCGGCTCGCGATGTGCGGCTGCACGAACTGCTGGCCATGGTTGATGTCCTGCGGGTCGGTAACGCGCGCGAGCGTCGTGTGGTGAGCGACGTCCTGGGCCAGCGCCTGCTGTCGAGCGCGGCCGACTGA